Genomic window (Amyelois transitella isolate CPQ chromosome 31, ilAmyTran1.1, whole genome shotgun sequence):
TATGAAGTAATTTAACATGTACGAGTATTTGATctatatttacattagtttgaatgctaactgatgctcttacggttttcgcacaaactttcaccccccattTTAGTATATTAGAGGTtgattttcgaaaaaaaagtatcctaCTTTAGTACACGGGTTTTCAACTATAtcaataccaaatttcattcgaaTAAGTCCAGCGGTTCAGCTGTAAAAGCGGAAAAGACAAACAgacgcatttataatataagcaaGGGATTTATGACTTACTCATCATCCGTATCATCACCTATCTCTATCTCCTCTATATCTTCGTCTCGCTCTGACAACATGAGCGTTGACGGATCAATGTTCACTTGTAGACTCTCCAGCACCATGAGGCAGTCCCCGCCCGTTCCCGGGTTAGGATCTGAAAGACAGACACAcacatttgacgtcaaccaatgttgttaaaccatacgttttgacaattattaagcgatatgaagtatgctattttgaattttgaatttgaatacatATTAGAATTAcattatcaatttaaattccatACACTTTATTATATGTTCGGACGATCTCATTTCCACGAATGTtgtgaaaggcgacttaggggcaggctaataaacttgagatagCAACCTCTTTCTATCAgaaagaatctcaattccatcattaaggcaTACAGCTTAttgtggcttttcagtcttaccaagactgttggctctgtctaccccgcaagggatacacaCGTGACTATAAGTATATATGGAAAGATGATTTTCGCCATGATTTTATGaacgtatgtaaataataataataagaagtaACCTTTATCAACTGGTATTTCGATAAAAACAGGTTTGCTCGACACGCCCAGCGGTAAATCATCATCGTCATCTATTGTTTGCACTTCATCATTTGGTTTCTCACTAGGTTTCTCATCAGTTTTCTCACTAGGTTTCTCAGCTGGTATCTCACTTGGTTTCTCAGTCGGTTCCTCAGCATCAGGTGATTTGTCGGATGGCTTATCAATTGGTTTCTCACAATTTTTATCTAATAGatacagattttatttataaaagtaatacaAGGTATacattcaagaaaaaaaaaatgtatttttttcttagtgacaaattcaaaaacttctgaacagattatgatgaaattagGCACAGAAATCAACAtgattttctttcaaaatttaCGGGAACGAATTTACTTTATCCCTTCCAGTAGAAATTACCCACAATGTCAGAAAAACTGGATAGCAACGTTAAGCTTCACACTTCTTATTTGTAAcgatttctttaaataaatattatttctatatttttcaacGCTCAGCCTGAAGCGTTAAACAGATTTTGGTAAAATTTGGCATTTGAGTAGTCAAAAAGTCGTAGCCATAGatttataaagaataatttattgagatttaattCACATGTGTGCAAGTCTCACCAGTCTCAACAGGTTTCTCTCCAGACTCATTAGGTTTCTCTACAGTTTCTCCGTGTTTCTCGCCATCTTCACTAGGTTTCTCGCTCGTTTGTTCCCGGTCTCGCCGGCTGGGCGGGTTCATGATGTGATAATTTGTCAGAATGTCCTCTATATCGTGATTAATGTCCGGCTCCATAGGATCTGGTGGTTTCCTGTTAAATGATCTAGGTTACAATAAtggttatgaatgtggatgaagcaaaggatatatgcagagatcgtggcaagtggaaagaggtagtctctgcctacccctccgggaaagagccgtgattttatgtatgtatgtatgtacaaaaatggtgaatataaaaaagaataggaccactcccaactctttcccatggatgtcgtaaaaggcgacttaggggtAGGCTTGTAAATTaaggattattcttttaagcgccaggctaacaacctgtcactttatatgaatctcaattctatcagtaagccgaaaagctgaacgtggcctatcagtattttcaacactgttggctctgtctaccccgcaatagatatagacgtgattatttgtatgtatgtgtgtatgtaaactTACATTGCATCATAATCATCTATTATATCGGGAGTGACTTGcctgcaaaaaaataaaaagtaaatcagtTATTTGAATCTACATCTATTCTCGAAGGGGCGGAAATAGCCGTATtggtttttgaattttgttactaaaggctccgtgccgtgtggttcccggcaccaataccaaacagaataggaccacaccacctctttcccattgatttgaagtcgactaagggatagggttataaacttgggacaattaattttaggcgatgggctggcaatctGCCACTATTTACGagatctcaattctgtcattaagccaagcagctgagcgcggcctttcggtctttcaagactggtggctctatctaccccgcaagggatatggacatgattatatgaatgtatggctctgtctactcagAAAGGGTAATCTGTATgctatatacttacatagaacTATAGTCTTCAATGATGTCTGGAGTTATTTGTctgcgaaaaaaaaatataatattttaaaatcattgtttttaaaatacttttatatttatccgGCACGAAGGACCAATGTTAATAGAACTCAAAAAATGTACATGCACATTAAATGTGCATGTAGTTTTTTAAGTCGTTCTCTCTGCTCATATATCATGAAACTTTCTTGATATATGAGCAGAGAGAACGACTTGGAGGCGTCGTGAAGAAAACtgcaaaataaactatgtaaaTTGCACTGTATTATCGCTTCacttttaagtatatataagtatatcttattacattactagctgtcccggcaaacgttgttttgccatagaaataatattgaagtaatttctagtttaaaaaaaatgttaagggtggataacccttatcactaaggcgtatgaaaaatagacagagccaacagtcttgaaaagactgataggccacgttcagctgtttggctttaagatagaattgagcttcaaatagtgacaggtcgctagcacatcgcctaaaagaagaaccccgagtttatgagcctatcccttactcgccttttacgacatccatgagaaaaggagatggagtggtctaattcttttttttttaaatattggtgccggaaaccacacggcacgtttattaataataaaatactcacaTTTCAATCGAATTCGGATCACAAACACTATTCTGACAATTTCTATCAACTTCTGCGTCTGTTTCAATCTCATCTCTGTTTTGACTCGTCATCTCTAAATTTCTTGTATCACCATCGACACTCCCTTCACTTATTTTCTCATCTTTGCAATCACTCTCGGTCGGTTTCTCGCCATTTCTCGTATGTTTCTCACTAACATTTCTTTGTTTctcatgttttgtttttttctcacTTTTTGTTCCGTTCTCTTTTATACTATTGGATGTTTTTCTTCGTGTTTTTTTGCCCGTTTTTGTTGTTTCTTGTTTCTGTTTTGACTCATCGTCTGAAGACTGGGgttttttctggaaataaatgttaatccacacttataataaaaagaaaaaatatatatctttgtATATCAGTAAcgaataaacacaaaaacaactaaaaccattttgatgattgatgaaaacttttaatgaataacgtaggctacttttatctggaaattcccacgagTTTCATGGGATTCTGAtgtcgaaaaaaaaacatattttaaaagaagattcccaaatttataagccatcatttataaatgtgaggaaacctgcactttcaggcaactggatgtgtgaccatgatcgatccaacaCGGGCCATGGtcaaatgttatttatgcacacgccatatatatcttttttgtattggtgccgggaaccacacgaacaCATCACAccatatagaatagaatagaatagatttattttcaaaattggatacaaggtatcacttattgacgtcacataacttaaatctaattaaaacatctaccgcttccaaagcgcacaaacaaactacactgcagcattttcatcggacgtcacaATAAgcttataattttgtgtacataaatatgaataGAGCTATATAGGTGGAATTATATAAGAACACCTCACACCTCCTCAATCATCATCGGCACCTTGTTCCTCTTCAACCTGGTCTTCCCGCGGACGGTCTCATAGTCTGTGGTGGCGAAGTGAGCGCTGCAGACGCTCGCGTCCAAACTCAACTTGTAGTCCGGCTTTATAACTTCCAGCCAGCGGCGCCGGAGTGTCGGCTTAGTTGGTAACCTGTTGAGGTGCGcacattattatatgtaacaaGCAGCAATTTCAATTTCTTAGCTTTTTATCAtgtgatattttgattttttttttagaataggaccactccatcactttcccatggatgtcgtaaaaggcgactaagggataggcttacaaacttttggttatttttaggcgatgggctagcaacctgtcactatttgaatctcaattctatcatttagccaaatacgtgaacgtggccattcagtcttttcaaaactgttcgctctgtctaccccgtaagggatatagacgtgaccattatgtatgtatgtatgtacacatcACAATAACAATGTTATGCAACATTTGAGGTACAAGATGAAAAAAGTATTCTATAATGTACCCCTATAAGATGTGTGTCaaagttacaaatttattttatttgaatctttttcacatttctcttccaattttttttttaatttatactcaAGTCATCTGTTGCGACATCTCTACACCACATGTCACAACAGCCAATCAAACGACGCTATCGGCCAACAGCGagg
Coding sequences:
- the LOC106129205 gene encoding cell surface glycoprotein 1 isoform X2; the protein is MESVCCMTGCTMVPSEDLYYFKLPTKPTLRRRWLEVIKPDYKLSLDASVCSAHFATTDYETVRGKTRLKRNKVPMMIEEKKPQSSDDESKQKQETTKTGKKTRRKTSNSIKENGTKSEKKTKHEKQRNVSEKHTRNGEKPTESDCKDEKISEGSVDGDTRNLEMTSQNRDEIETDAEVDRNCQNSVCDPNSIEIQITPDIIEDYSSMQVTPDIIDDYDAMKPPDPMEPDINHDIEDILTNYHIMNPPSRRDREQTSEKPSEDGEKHGETVEKPNESGEKPVETDKNCEKPIDKPSDKSPDAEEPTEKPSEIPAEKPSEKTDEKPSEKPNDEVQTIDDDDDLPLGVSSKPVFIEIPVDKDPNPGTGGDCLMVLESLQVNIDPSTLMLSERDEDIEEIEIGDDTDDDEPKSRDPISLLTSSDEDDVIIEEPHIDTVVVSDDTDEDDMPLVRAVKHARVCRKVKVHSCSKCGYSTRRGADLRRHALKRHQDSDGEWA
- the LOC106129205 gene encoding cell surface glycoprotein 1 isoform X1, with the protein product MESVCCMTGCTMVPSEDLYYFKLPTKPTLRRRWLEVIKPDYKLSLDASVCSAHFATTDYETVRGKTRLKRNKVPMMIEEKKPQSSDDESKQKQETTKTGKKTRRKTSNSIKENGTKSEKKTKHEKQRNVSEKHTRNGEKPTESDCKDEKISEGSVDGDTRNLEMTSQNRDEIETDAEVDRNCQNSVCDPNSIEIQITPDIIEDYSSMQVTPDIIDDYDAMKPPDPMEPDINHDIEDILTNYHIMNPPSRRDREQTSEKPSEDGEKHGETVEKPNESGEKPVETDKNCEKPIDKPSDKSPDAEEPTEKPSEIPAEKPSEKTDEKPSEKPNDEVQTIDDDDDLPLGVSSKPVFIEIPVDKDPNPGTGGDCLMVLESLQVNIDPSTLMLSERDEDIEEIEIGDDTDDDEPKSRDPISLLTSSDEDDVIIEEPHIDTVVVSDDTDEDDMPLVRLVKSDSNVDISKIFWGAHDYYCNFCAFCTLSPSQYRSHMKTHTTKALQICQICGFTTASEAQFTRHKKKHKDERRHKCHLCDYKARHNMSLIYHLKTHKDKTFRCKNCSFTSDVSSRAVKHARVCRKVKVHSCSKCGYSTRRGADLRRHALKRHQDSDGEWA